One genomic region from Terriglobus aquaticus encodes:
- a CDS encoding SET domain-containing protein: protein MPPASRDRITQRPDLLIRSSAVHGAGCYTLTPIRKGARILEYDGPRLSKSAADERYADRDITYLFSVGDNGEVIDGFGAAMFINHCCSPNCQTEEVDERIFILALRNIAPGEELTYEYHLHDSDQDDQPCFCGAPNCRGTMFSPAEVKRRKKLGLPLTLRKP, encoded by the coding sequence ATGCCGCCTGCCTCGCGCGATCGCATCACCCAGCGTCCCGATCTGCTCATCCGCTCCTCCGCCGTCCACGGCGCCGGCTGCTACACCCTCACGCCCATCCGAAAGGGCGCGCGCATCCTCGAGTACGACGGCCCGCGACTCTCCAAGTCCGCCGCCGACGAACGCTACGCCGACCGCGACATCACCTACCTCTTCTCCGTCGGCGACAACGGCGAGGTCATCGACGGCTTCGGCGCCGCCATGTTCATCAATCACTGCTGCTCGCCCAACTGCCAGACCGAAGAGGTCGACGAGCGCATCTTCATCCTCGCCCTCCGCAACATCGCTCCCGGCGAAGAGCTCACCTACGAGTACCACCTCCACGACTCCGACCAGGACGACCAGCCCTGCTTCTGCGGCGCCCCCAACTGCCGCGGCACCATGTTCTCGCCCGCCGAAGTCAAACGCCGCAAGAAACTCGGCCTCCCGCTCACCCTCCGCAAGCCGTAG